The Nymphaea colorata isolate Beijing-Zhang1983 chromosome 11, ASM883128v2, whole genome shotgun sequence genome includes the window TATGGGCCATTGGTTTAAGTTAACCATGTCCAGACCGATTCTCAAACACAAGTAACTTGTGACCTGAAGAATTATATCTCCTCTGCTTGATGTCATCTTTCAAAAATGTTCATCCTAAGTGAAGTTCCACTGAGACACTAGAGAAATATGATCAATTTACAAATTTATTCAGTTTTACAAGCATAATTTCTACTGCAATTACTATGAgatcatttttatcataaatACAGCAGGAAATTAAATGCTTTCTTTTATGTCCTTAGGCATCATGTTCTCTGACTAGAActggaagagagagagtgtgataGAAAACTCTGTCTGCTTAAAGGCAAATTTTAAATCATGATTGCAAGTGATAATACTTTATACATTTATAAGTGCAATCTATCATAGCTAGAAGGCATTAATGAGGGCTAGCAAATAGTGTACAACTAAAATTCATCTGTAGCTTTTACTTCACATGCATGCAGAACATAGTTACTCAGGCTACCGGAAACCAGCAATGAGGGCTTCTTGTCAAAGTAGATTCACAAACCAGTACTTTGGCCACTGGGATGGGAGATGGGATCACTTGGTGGCCAATGCAGTGGAATTCAGTATCCTCAAATATGATATGAATAAAGACGTACCTACATATCATTACTTTATGCAAGGCTGCAAGTATAAACAATTCATCCATAAATATTCTCTTCTGTAGTATGATAGTATCAGTATTTAACATGCCAAATTAGGGTGCCACACAGTTCAGGTTGCTAAAAAGAGACTCACATAATAAATTTGCAAGATACACACTATTTCATGTTACATGTAACAAACTATGCTACAATTGTAAAGGgaaccagaaaaaagaaagtataATATCTCAGGAGATTGACTAAATATTAATTTTGTAGGAGTATCAGGCTAAACATAATGACCAACTGCTTTCGATGTGGCAACTGATACCTACCCAGTTCTTGTGAGAAAGCATGCAGAGCCATTAATGTCTAGCATGTGGAAGTCACTGAAGTACATTTTACTCAAATCATTTTTAGTTAGCATCTGTAGCACTGGTGCAGCAAGAGGACCCTGCATGACATAAATGAAGTGAACTGTCAAACAAGATTGCAAAGATAATATTTCTTACACCACAACACATGTCATCCATGCCCTAGAAATATCTAGCTCCAAATCTCAATTTCCTCAGGCACcaaacttgaaataaaaaatagaagaaagagaagtaTAACTGTATTATATAAGAAATTAGTCACATCCAGAGATGCACGAAGACATACAAAATCTACATGAAGTTCACAGAATTAAAGCAGGGATAGCTTAGCACGCAATATAATTGTGCCTTTTGAAGAGGAGAAAATTCTATGGCGTCAGCAATTTGACTAGGAATCAGCAACAAAGACGATCTTAGGACTGAAGACAAACTTTTCAACAAATAAAGAATGTCTAGTTAGAAGCAAGagcaaagaggaaaagaggaatgCTGCTGACCTGCAAAGCTAGAAGCGACCTCTCGTCATGGATATGCCAATTAACGTCCCCACCTTTtgacttgaaaattttcatatgggACTCTATATGTGCTAGATCCTTGTCCCTACAGCCAGCATTCACAACCAAGTATATATGCTCATCTGTCACCTTAGTGATAACTGAATCATCGATTGCCCCACCCTTCTCATTGGTGAAGACTGTCAAAGTACCAGTTCCACGAGCAAGCCCAGCCACATCTGCAATTACAAGTTTTTCTAGAAATGGAATGCAATCCTTCCCATTGAGACTCAAGCCACACATATGTGAAACATCAAATAGTCCCCCATTAGTCCTGCAGTTAATGGTTGAATCCATAATGGAGTCTTTGTACTGAATTGGCATGCTCCACCCGGCAAAAGGGACCATCTTCCCGCCATGCTCAACATGGAAATCATGCAACACTGTCTTCTTTAGTTCGCCTTCTGTAGCAAAACCTCTTCTTGCCAGCTCTTCGAACTTTCCCTTCTTGCCGGCCTGAGATAACCGCCTTGTAATCGATTGCCCAAGTTGCCATAAACCTACCCTCATCTCTACTTGACAGAAAACGAGAATAATCAAGTCAAATCAATATGATGCAGATTCCAGAAGCTACTCGCCATATGCAGATTAAAGCAACAACAGCGTCTTATAGTTTTTCAAAATGCATGAAAGAGTAAGGACATCGCATTAGAAAACGATTAAGCTATATAAGTTCAGATCTGCAAATGGACCTCCTAAAAGCAtgtaagagggagagagatagacaGAGCAGAGCAGCgcagggtgtgtgtgtgtgtgtgtgagagagagagagagagagagagattccacTTTCTAGGAGAAAATTGTGTTAaactcaatgaaataaaaatcagcaaaaaaaaaaaagacgttaTAAAAGGAATGCAATTGAATAGCAAGATGTGCCACGCATAGAAGCATGATCCTTGAACAGATTTGAAACAATGCCACAATCAGATCGACGTTGATCAATGAGAAACCCCtctaaaattcagaaaatgggTGCTTACGTTCTAATACCACCGCTCCAACACTGTCGGTGGCACTAGACCAGAGAAAACATTGAAGAAATAAACTTTCTGAGACACCATGACGATGGTGAAAGACGCAAATAAATCAGATCAGTACATGTTCAAAACGTTACACAAGCAAATTCTAGAGCAAGAGAAGGAGGTGCCGGCCTCTGCCATACCGCTGCCTTGGTTGTGATCAGCACTTCACCGACTTCACCtggaaggagaaaaggaagagaggaCAGGAATAAAGAAACCTTATGAAAGACGATGTGGGGAGGCGTAAGAAGTAAataaagagggagaggaagggTGGCACTGGGTGGCAGAGGATTCCCCTACCAAATCGAGAATAGATATAGTCATCGTTAGTGAGTGGCCATCTTGGTGGCTGTATTGGATTTGTCTCGTTTCTTTAGAAATGCTACTTGTATTTTCTTCATTAGGTTACTTCAGCACAGCACTTGTGAGTTACTGTCCGTCTTTcgatttgtttttccttctaaCTTATCTCTACCGTATTGCCGATTGGCGTCTTCATGTGTTCCTTGTGACTCAAATTCATTCTTCATATTTGCGCATACAAAGCACACCCTAGTCATTTATTTAACATTGGAAAAATACTTATGCGCCATTATATcaactcattttctttctttagttcCAAATCACTTGCATTATTTAATGCATTTAATGGAACAGCAATAAAAACAGTTCCCATAGAAAAGCGTAGCATGTATAGTGTCTATGggtcaagaatatatataatatataggaTCTTTAGATTTTTCTGGCCCCGAACAGCCGACGAACGTGCTTGCCCAAAGCATTTAGGTGGCCATAGGGGTCAGACGAACAGgatttcatattatatatatatatattatcacaaattgatatacatataaaatggaTATGCCACTTGTACATATACCCAGATGCAATGTATGGGGACGAGGGATGGGTATGTGTCCAACTTTGTTtgtctcttttttcctctctttttatCCATATAACACAATTAcatacacaatatatatatatatatatatatatatatatatatatatatatatatatatatatatatatatatatatatatatactgagaGTCTCACACTTAAAATGATAGTTGATCTGAGCCGTTCCATTTTTAGATCCGATGGCTCAGatgatgttttttaaaaatattttttaatatcttcTCTCTCCTTGATGCCTCTCTCCCTTCACGATTTTGTAAGTCCCTCCCTCCCTCACTCATCCACCAACACCGACGGCCGGCTCCCTCTCCTCCCCAAATATCCCGGTCCTATGCTTGTGTTATCAAAAGATGGGTGGACATCTCCGCAGCCACCGCTCGATGTCGAGACATACACACAAATAAATCCTTCATTCTATGCAGTGTGTACCTTCACCTGGATGCTATGAGAAGATATTATGAGCTAGTTAATCTGAATGAGTGGTTGAGGACACTAGACGAACTGATCAATGAGAGACTTCAATGC containing:
- the LOC116264397 gene encoding aminomethyltransferase, mitochondrial — protein: MRVGLWQLGQSITRRLSQAGKKGKFEELARRGFATEGELKKTVLHDFHVEHGGKMVPFAGWSMPIQYKDSIMDSTINCRTNGGLFDVSHMCGLSLNGKDCIPFLEKLVIADVAGLARGTGTLTVFTNEKGGAIDDSVITKVTDEHIYLVVNAGCRDKDLAHIESHMKIFKSKGGDVNWHIHDERSLLALQGPLAAPVLQMLTKNDLSKMYFSDFHMLDINGSACFLTRTGYTGEDGFEISVPSEHAVELAKAILEKSEGKVRLTGLGARDSLRLEAGLCLYGNDMEQHVTPVEAGLTWAIGKRRRAEGGFLGAEVILKQLAEGPPVRRVGLLSSGPPPRSHSEILDSASQPLGEVTSGGFSPCLKKNIAMGYVKSGSHKAGTELKVIVRGKTYDAVITKMPFVPTKYYKPS